Within Bacillus sp. Marseille-Q1617, the genomic segment AAGGGCTTTGCTCAGAGGCTTATGACATGTGCCACTAAGCCCTGCAGCTAGACAAGTGAGACCCCGCAGGAGCGAAAGCGACGAGGAGGCTCACGGGCTACCCGCGGAAAGCGAAGTCTTGCACGGATATCAAAAGCGGTATTAAATGGGCCTCTTCAAATTAGTTAGGCAATCATCGTTCGAAGCGCAAGGTTGATATAAATCTCCAATTATGGGTTATGTTTTCTTATAAAATCTCATATAGTGTCTATAAGATAGGACAAACTATAAGGAGATGAAGTAAATGACTCTACCAATTTGGATGTACTTCGTTGTGGCAGGGATCTTCGCCAGTGCCTTTATGACTATTAAATCAGCTAAAGAAGAAAAGCAGATGGAAGATGAGTGGATTGAGAAAGAAGGAGCAGTCTATATTTCACGAATGGAAGAAGAAAAAGAACGGAGACGTCAATTCTCCTAGATGAATTAAATTAAATGAAAAAAGAAGCCTGAAGATGAACATTCTCTTCAGGCTTCTTTCATTGTTTGATATTGCTATTCAGCAGCAGGTGTTTCTTCACTCTGAGGAGCCGGTGTTTCTCCATTTTCAGGAGCAGCCGGCGGGTTCAAAACTTGATCAAATGCTTTTTTCAGATCTTTATCTTTAATATTCAAGTCAGCC encodes:
- a CDS encoding sporulation YhaL family protein, producing MTLPIWMYFVVAGIFASAFMTIKSAKEEKQMEDEWIEKEGAVYISRMEEEKERRRQFS